A single genomic interval of Rosistilla ulvae harbors:
- a CDS encoding platelet-activating factor acetylhydrolase IB subunit translates to MTLRRMTSVSCFLIAAMLTSVASAQATATKHDAITPVPREGGWMKRHESMNARVAKGNVDLVFIGDSITQGWEGRGKKVWADFYGDRNAVNLGIGGDRTQHVMWRLDNGNLEGISPKLAVVMIGTNNSGRNKPEEIAEGVTAIIHQLREKAPEMKILLLATFPRGATPADPKRQANETSNAIVAKLADNENIFYLDIGDKFLADDGSLSKEIMPDLLHLSEQGYTIWAESIEPSVTKLMGK, encoded by the coding sequence ATGACCTTGCGAAGAATGACCTCCGTTTCCTGTTTCCTGATCGCTGCGATGCTGACCTCGGTCGCAAGCGCTCAAGCCACCGCAACGAAGCACGATGCGATCACCCCCGTGCCGCGCGAGGGTGGTTGGATGAAGCGTCACGAATCGATGAACGCTCGCGTTGCCAAGGGGAACGTCGACCTCGTCTTCATCGGCGACTCGATCACTCAGGGCTGGGAAGGCCGCGGCAAAAAGGTGTGGGCCGATTTCTACGGCGATCGCAACGCTGTCAATCTGGGCATCGGTGGCGATCGCACGCAACACGTCATGTGGCGGTTGGATAATGGCAACTTGGAAGGGATCTCGCCCAAGTTGGCTGTCGTCATGATCGGCACCAACAACTCCGGCCGGAACAAGCCCGAAGAGATCGCCGAAGGCGTCACCGCAATCATTCACCAATTGCGTGAAAAAGCTCCCGAAATGAAGATCTTGTTGCTGGCTACCTTTCCTCGCGGTGCGACTCCCGCCGACCCGAAGCGTCAAGCCAACGAAACCAGCAACGCCATCGTTGCCAAGCTGGCCGACAACGAGAACATTTTCTACTTGGATATTGGCGACAAATTCCTCGCCGACGACGGCTCGTTGTCCAAGGAAATCATGCCCGACCTGCTACACTTGAGCGAACAGGGCTACACGATTTGGGCCGAATCGATCGAGCCGAGCGTCACTAAGTTGATGGGCAAATAG
- a CDS encoding PfkB family carbohydrate kinase has product MLFDNFPDGQSILGGAPFNVAWNLQGFGMEPEFVSAIGDDDAGRRITERMQSWQMSTAGLQTNEHPTGEVQVEFQDGQPSYEIVPDRAFDFLKMPDFPVTSSGFALLYVGSLASRNAVSRDTIRQIIADSDLPRFVDINIRLPWFDKKWLHTLLHGAHWVKLSDEELSQLTDTPCKTADEIRAGVQRLSAEFGGEQFFVTCGSRGAYAVTGGELIVADAPTPNPMRDTVGAGDAFAATTIYGLLSGWDLQRTIRTATRFASRVCGLTGATSDDAALYQSVNDGLAT; this is encoded by the coding sequence GTGCTGTTTGATAACTTTCCCGATGGCCAGTCGATCTTGGGCGGGGCTCCGTTCAACGTGGCTTGGAATCTGCAAGGCTTTGGAATGGAGCCGGAGTTTGTCTCGGCGATCGGCGACGACGATGCGGGACGGCGGATCACCGAGCGGATGCAATCGTGGCAGATGTCGACCGCGGGTTTGCAAACCAACGAGCATCCGACCGGCGAAGTACAGGTCGAGTTTCAAGATGGGCAACCGTCGTATGAGATCGTTCCCGACCGGGCGTTCGATTTCCTGAAGATGCCCGATTTCCCAGTCACCTCGTCCGGGTTTGCGTTGTTGTATGTCGGCAGTTTGGCCAGCCGGAATGCTGTCAGCCGCGACACGATCCGACAAATCATCGCCGACAGCGACCTACCTCGCTTTGTCGACATCAACATCCGACTGCCATGGTTCGACAAAAAGTGGCTGCACACGCTGCTACATGGAGCGCATTGGGTCAAGTTGAGCGATGAAGAGCTTTCGCAGTTGACCGATACGCCCTGCAAGACTGCCGATGAAATCCGTGCCGGCGTCCAGCGTTTGAGCGCCGAGTTTGGCGGGGAACAATTTTTTGTCACCTGCGGCTCGCGCGGCGCCTACGCCGTCACCGGCGGTGAATTGATCGTCGCCGACGCCCCCACTCCCAATCCGATGCGAGACACCGTTGGTGCGGGAGACGCCTTTGCCGCGACGACCATTTACGGTCTACTGAGCGGATGGGATTTGCAACGCACAATCCGCACCGCAACGCGTTTCGCATCGCGTGTCTGTGGGCTCACTGGGGCAACCTCTGACGATGCGGCTCTGTACCAATCGGTGAACGATGGACTGGCTACTTGA
- the mtnA gene encoding S-methyl-5-thioribose-1-phosphate isomerase, whose translation MSTPAKIEPLSWQQETSGYLRLIDQTRLPTELVEIDCRSVEQVWTAIKRLSVRGAPAIGVAAAYGVCIGAAETTRQSVEQAKQQAHAAADYLATSRPTAVNLFWALDRMRKVIDRDGFGKTDAFLEALLAEARAIHQQDRETCHAIGRHGAPLIAAAKNVLTHCNAGALATAEYGTALAVIYSAHDSGQTLHVFADETRPLLQGARLTAWELQQHGVPVTVICDSMAACVMKEGRVDAVIVGADRIAANGDACNKIGTYGLSVLAKHHNIPFYVAAPCSTFDLSLASGDLIPIEQRAAYEIAEAFGKRTVPEGVEVYNPAFDVAPAELITAIITDRGVIDPVDEANVRRVVQDAN comes from the coding sequence ATGAGCACCCCCGCCAAGATCGAACCACTTTCCTGGCAGCAGGAGACCAGCGGCTATCTGCGGTTGATCGACCAAACGCGTTTGCCGACCGAGCTTGTCGAAATCGATTGTCGGTCGGTCGAGCAGGTTTGGACGGCGATCAAGCGGTTGTCGGTCCGTGGAGCACCCGCGATCGGAGTCGCGGCGGCGTATGGCGTTTGCATTGGGGCTGCGGAAACGACGCGGCAGAGCGTTGAGCAGGCGAAGCAGCAGGCTCACGCTGCGGCCGATTATTTGGCGACCAGCCGGCCGACAGCTGTCAATTTGTTCTGGGCCTTGGACCGCATGCGGAAAGTGATCGACCGCGACGGCTTCGGGAAGACCGATGCGTTCTTGGAAGCTCTGTTGGCCGAAGCCCGCGCGATCCATCAACAGGATCGCGAGACCTGTCACGCAATCGGCCGGCACGGTGCTCCGTTGATCGCCGCGGCAAAAAATGTGCTGACGCATTGCAACGCCGGTGCGCTTGCGACCGCTGAATACGGCACGGCCTTGGCGGTGATCTATTCCGCTCACGATTCGGGGCAGACGCTACACGTCTTCGCCGATGAAACGCGGCCTCTGTTGCAGGGAGCGCGTTTGACGGCGTGGGAGCTGCAGCAGCATGGCGTTCCGGTGACGGTGATCTGCGATTCGATGGCAGCTTGTGTGATGAAGGAAGGCCGTGTCGACGCGGTGATCGTCGGTGCCGACCGGATCGCTGCCAATGGTGATGCGTGCAACAAGATCGGAACGTATGGATTGTCGGTGCTCGCCAAACATCACAACATTCCGTTTTACGTTGCCGCACCGTGCAGCACATTTGATCTCTCGCTGGCTAGCGGCGATTTGATTCCGATCGAACAACGTGCCGCTTACGAGATCGCCGAAGCGTTTGGCAAGCGAACGGTGCCCGAAGGCGTCGAGGTCTACAATCCGGCGTTTGATGTCGCGCCGGCGGAACTGATCACCGCGATCATCACCGATCGCGGCGTGATCGATCCGGTCGATGAAGCAAACGTTCGCCGAGTGGTGCAAGATGCCAACTGA
- a CDS encoding sirohydrochlorin chelatase, whose product MQACTRPGYLLIGHGTRDLDGTKEFLQLGKVLGEMLAPAPVEACFLELQQPTIGDAWQRMVAEGVDGICAMPLLLFAAGHAKRDIPEELQAACDAGATKNRSLPFAQTPPLQCHPKLLELSAIRAQQAIDAAGGVDLARTALVMVGRGSLDDGATAEMYRFSELRGQSLRPAVVRTGFVAMARPDLASVLDEVAQLPEIDTIVVQPHLLFQGDLNQRVMQMIDAAADRHRNRRWIAVDRLGPDPRLAQALIELAAEID is encoded by the coding sequence ATGCAAGCTTGCACGCGGCCGGGTTATCTGTTGATAGGTCATGGAACGCGTGACCTCGACGGAACGAAGGAGTTCTTGCAGCTGGGAAAGGTGCTCGGCGAGATGCTCGCTCCGGCACCTGTCGAAGCCTGTTTCTTGGAGCTGCAGCAGCCGACGATCGGCGACGCATGGCAGCGGATGGTTGCGGAGGGTGTCGACGGCATTTGCGCGATGCCGCTGCTGTTGTTCGCTGCGGGGCACGCCAAGCGGGACATACCCGAGGAGTTGCAGGCGGCTTGCGATGCGGGGGCGACCAAAAATCGCAGCCTGCCGTTTGCGCAGACGCCGCCGCTGCAGTGCCATCCCAAACTCTTGGAGCTTTCGGCGATCCGAGCCCAACAGGCGATCGATGCCGCGGGCGGAGTCGATCTGGCGCGGACGGCGCTGGTGATGGTGGGCCGCGGCAGTCTGGATGATGGTGCGACGGCGGAGATGTATCGCTTCAGTGAATTGCGTGGCCAGTCGCTGCGGCCAGCGGTTGTACGCACTGGTTTTGTGGCGATGGCGCGGCCCGATCTCGCTTCGGTGTTGGATGAAGTCGCTCAACTGCCCGAGATCGATACGATCGTGGTCCAACCGCACCTGCTGTTTCAGGGCGATCTGAACCAACGCGTAATGCAGATGATCGATGCGGCAGCGGATCGGCATCGGAATCGCCGCTGGATTGCGGTCGATCGACTAGGGCCCGACCCGCGGTTGGCTCAGGCCCTGATCGAATTGGCTGCAGAAATCGACTGA
- a CDS encoding alpha/beta hydrolase yields MPTEEIANPSQLESESQHETAPARRPYWNLARRCVRMSLAVVVGLYLAMLLMLTWLETSLVYPAPSVAAANWNRPDLQFEDVNFRSADGTALHGWYFPHPQPRAQLLFCHGNAQQVADLGDWISELRDLYQVSIFVFDYRGYGKSEGKPTETGVLQDGEAAQRWLAQRSGIADDEVIVWGLSLGGGIATHLASELGVKALILDRTFHSIVELAQSIYPWAPIRWLMRNRYPSVERIQKYDGPLLQIHGPIDEIVPFTSGKQLFEACPSENKQFLELENFGHLDSPTAEFYAAVGELIDSVADPQASSSAAE; encoded by the coding sequence ATGCCAACTGAAGAAATCGCAAACCCGTCGCAACTTGAATCCGAATCGCAACACGAAACCGCTCCCGCCCGGCGGCCGTATTGGAATCTGGCACGTCGCTGTGTCCGGATGTCACTTGCGGTCGTCGTGGGACTCTACCTGGCGATGCTGCTGATGTTGACCTGGCTGGAAACCTCGTTGGTCTACCCCGCTCCCTCCGTTGCGGCGGCTAATTGGAATCGTCCCGACCTGCAATTCGAAGACGTGAACTTTAGGTCGGCCGATGGAACGGCATTACATGGTTGGTATTTTCCGCATCCGCAGCCGAGGGCTCAGCTGCTGTTTTGCCACGGTAATGCTCAACAGGTGGCCGATCTGGGGGACTGGATTTCCGAGCTCCGCGATCTCTACCAGGTTTCGATCTTCGTGTTCGATTACCGAGGCTATGGCAAAAGTGAAGGGAAGCCTACGGAAACGGGAGTGCTGCAAGATGGCGAGGCGGCGCAGCGGTGGCTGGCGCAGCGGTCAGGGATCGCCGACGACGAAGTGATCGTTTGGGGGCTGAGCCTCGGCGGCGGGATCGCCACACACTTGGCGTCGGAACTGGGGGTGAAGGCGTTGATCCTCGACCGCACCTTCCATTCGATCGTCGAATTGGCGCAGTCGATCTACCCTTGGGCGCCGATCCGTTGGCTGATGCGAAACCGCTATCCATCGGTTGAGCGGATCCAGAAATACGATGGTCCCCTGCTGCAGATCCACGGTCCGATCGATGAGATCGTGCCGTTCACCTCGGGCAAGCAGTTGTTCGAAGCTTGTCCTTCAGAGAACAAGCAATTTCTGGAACTGGAGAACTTTGGGCATCTCGATTCTCCCACGGCCGAGTTTTATGCGGCCGTGGGGGAATTGATCGATTCGGTTGCCGATCCGCAAGCGAGTTCATCGGCCGCCGAGTGA
- a CDS encoding DUF4332 domain-containing protein, translating to MLLERLDIDVYGPFGKKNIGPFSNGINAIWGPEGSGKTAIVDFIRGVMLGNQYDRHGATVGRVTWADHRGLYHCQRESDGTHDGRLLIDFSPRDAAYADERYRHYGYHSRRPDAIPPALVDMVVAPDTNETSIARVFEAAASVGFELACAVNRPSEEIERIKLRLVDIDAQIGRDYRGTENRDELEMRRRRLTTELETLERGSVVSEKSLDRPDRTFAEQRLRTAQLEATRLRHFQGELRESITDIQDEMDRLSQAPQHEPQRWTIAEDYRLQLEELDAQLVRWRRTMQEVRSLRERLQDSSDKPYYSDAATRPAYRSGADAASDPYEYLSSLEGRIDHAQRQLDALAGCYTDGYYRYGNDASTQARNLHAMRDELHTIREGLGRRDAHQPHARFDDELAQLRRCEQELMSAIERLIADRSDLMRLASREHGIPMDQLSSAYGDWNPYTDTPHLRDWLVSEHCPPSVGSSDAASARRQRLQDELTGLRSELQRADDQLATVVRDIDNLQRDMLSQPIERRPFVDSDRMAHLRNELADVRRRLEWLDSLDGLRRERARLDDELRRMEAAGHATQSPLIACANHWLTRLTAGRLRTIELVGPDQVRVDGRRESDISSDDRRTAALAVRMAVCCLMNENRTGMPLIIDDPVVHHHDHRSVARTLVEFAAGGNQVLVLTRSQALVDDLSEQGAWTDALPARNNLNNGAAGSDLYDVNRFLDMAWRESNGLYDNPSHTPGRSWSPANNYPRRRTMRGLYEPNHRKESRTGTTIDGETLIGRHFLTPESHIDLAPSVDSVAAARLRGIGVESVGDLLTSNAANIASRIGLAGVSDRTIRRWQIESDLVCRVPGLRPFDARILVGCGVTTPKELAQLHPTELLVKVERFLATDLGRETLRSGTSYELSRITTWIASASRAVLRGHRDGERQSTRTTRTSTRSRSGERSDESRGGRTTRVTRRRRTSSRDGQSGESTSRPLSSDHSSFPNPYDHESVRQRTGSVNSYRETYDYDGDGIADLEVEYEYDHDGNRVVRSTKRSSSRNGSGSSNSSSRSSSRLSSRSSNGSSDRDGSSNGRSQRSTRTRVTRTSRGERSERSTVPIDGDSKSRTLRYYLSKESDVVDAPSIGPSMAKRLEKAGVYTVADLLDADPAFVADKLNHRRITTETVRDWQMQSKLMCTSPMLRGHDAQLLVAAEITSVKQLSECNPQWLLDEVTPIAHSSEGKRILRGAPAPDLAEVTDWITWAGQRDQVVAA from the coding sequence ATGTTGTTGGAACGCTTAGACATCGACGTCTACGGCCCGTTCGGTAAGAAAAATATCGGGCCATTTTCAAACGGAATCAACGCGATCTGGGGCCCCGAGGGCTCGGGCAAGACTGCGATCGTCGATTTCATCCGCGGCGTGATGCTGGGCAACCAATACGACCGCCACGGTGCAACCGTTGGCCGCGTCACCTGGGCCGACCATCGCGGGCTGTATCATTGCCAACGCGAATCCGACGGCACCCATGACGGCCGTTTGCTGATCGATTTCTCGCCTCGCGATGCAGCTTACGCCGACGAACGCTACCGACATTACGGCTACCACTCGCGGCGTCCCGATGCGATTCCACCGGCGCTTGTCGACATGGTTGTCGCTCCCGACACCAACGAGACATCGATCGCTCGCGTCTTCGAAGCTGCGGCTTCGGTCGGCTTTGAGCTGGCTTGCGCGGTCAATCGTCCATCCGAAGAGATCGAACGCATCAAGTTGCGGTTGGTCGACATCGACGCTCAGATCGGACGCGATTATCGGGGCACCGAAAATCGCGATGAGCTGGAGATGCGTCGTCGCCGCTTGACCACGGAACTGGAAACGCTTGAACGCGGAAGCGTCGTCAGCGAAAAGTCGCTCGATCGCCCCGACCGTACCTTCGCCGAACAGCGTTTGCGAACCGCTCAGCTGGAAGCGACGCGTCTGCGTCATTTCCAAGGTGAACTGCGAGAATCGATCACCGACATCCAAGACGAGATGGATCGGTTGAGTCAAGCGCCGCAACACGAACCGCAACGCTGGACGATCGCCGAAGACTATCGTCTGCAGTTGGAAGAACTCGACGCGCAATTGGTTCGCTGGCGTCGCACGATGCAAGAGGTCCGGTCGCTGCGCGAGCGGTTGCAGGATTCTAGCGACAAACCGTACTACAGCGACGCGGCCACGCGGCCTGCCTATCGTAGCGGTGCCGATGCGGCGAGCGATCCTTATGAGTATCTGAGCAGCCTGGAAGGACGCATCGATCACGCCCAACGCCAACTCGATGCATTGGCCGGTTGTTATACCGACGGCTACTACCGCTACGGCAACGACGCTTCGACGCAGGCTCGCAACCTGCACGCGATGCGCGACGAATTGCATACGATTCGCGAAGGATTGGGACGCCGCGACGCGCACCAACCGCACGCTCGTTTCGATGACGAACTGGCGCAACTGCGCCGCTGCGAACAGGAGCTGATGTCGGCGATCGAGCGTTTGATCGCCGATCGCAGCGACTTGATGCGACTGGCATCTCGCGAACATGGCATCCCGATGGATCAGTTGTCGTCGGCTTACGGCGACTGGAATCCGTACACCGATACGCCTCACCTGCGCGATTGGTTGGTCAGCGAACATTGCCCGCCAAGCGTTGGATCGAGCGATGCCGCCAGCGCCCGCCGCCAACGGTTGCAAGATGAATTGACCGGTTTGCGAAGCGAACTGCAACGCGCCGACGACCAATTGGCGACAGTTGTTCGCGACATCGACAACCTGCAACGCGACATGTTGTCCCAACCGATCGAACGACGACCGTTTGTTGATTCCGATCGCATGGCTCACTTGCGAAATGAATTGGCCGACGTGCGACGTCGTTTGGAATGGCTCGATTCGTTGGACGGATTGCGTCGCGAACGAGCCCGTTTGGATGACGAACTGCGACGTATGGAAGCCGCCGGTCATGCGACGCAGTCGCCGTTGATCGCTTGTGCAAACCATTGGTTGACGCGTTTGACAGCGGGCCGATTGCGGACGATCGAATTGGTCGGCCCCGATCAAGTTCGTGTCGATGGTCGCCGTGAATCGGATATCTCGTCGGACGATCGCCGAACCGCAGCGCTTGCCGTGCGGATGGCGGTTTGTTGCCTGATGAACGAAAATCGGACTGGGATGCCGTTGATCATCGACGATCCCGTTGTGCATCACCACGATCACCGCAGCGTCGCTCGCACGTTGGTTGAATTCGCCGCCGGCGGCAACCAAGTGCTTGTGCTGACACGTTCGCAAGCGTTGGTCGACGACCTCTCGGAACAGGGCGCATGGACCGATGCACTGCCTGCCCGTAACAACTTGAACAACGGAGCGGCCGGCAGCGATCTGTACGACGTCAACCGCTTCCTTGACATGGCTTGGCGGGAATCGAACGGTTTGTACGACAATCCGTCGCACACTCCCGGCCGCAGCTGGAGTCCTGCGAACAACTATCCGCGACGCCGCACGATGCGTGGTTTGTACGAACCGAACCATCGCAAGGAATCGCGAACTGGAACAACGATCGACGGCGAAACGCTGATCGGTCGCCACTTTTTGACCCCGGAAAGTCACATCGACTTGGCTCCGTCGGTCGATTCGGTCGCCGCAGCCCGCTTGCGTGGCATCGGTGTCGAATCGGTGGGCGATCTGTTGACCAGCAACGCCGCCAACATCGCTTCGCGAATTGGATTGGCGGGAGTCAGCGATCGCACGATCCGCCGTTGGCAGATCGAATCCGATCTGGTCTGCCGCGTTCCCGGCCTGCGTCCCTTCGACGCTCGGATTTTGGTCGGCTGTGGCGTCACGACGCCTAAGGAATTGGCTCAACTGCATCCAACCGAACTGTTGGTCAAAGTCGAACGCTTCCTGGCGACCGACTTGGGACGTGAGACGCTTCGCAGCGGAACCAGTTACGAATTGTCGCGGATCACGACTTGGATCGCTTCGGCCAGCCGAGCTGTTCTGCGAGGTCATCGCGATGGCGAACGTCAATCGACACGCACGACACGGACATCGACACGCAGCCGCAGCGGTGAACGATCCGATGAGTCGCGCGGTGGTCGCACGACTCGCGTCACTCGCCGTCGTCGCACCTCGTCGCGAGATGGGCAATCCGGCGAAAGCACCAGCCGTCCACTGTCGAGCGATCACTCTTCGTTCCCCAATCCGTACGACCACGAATCGGTTCGTCAGCGTACCGGTTCGGTAAACAGCTATCGCGAGACCTACGACTACGATGGCGATGGAATCGCTGATCTTGAAGTCGAATACGAATACGACCACGACGGCAATCGCGTTGTTCGCAGCACCAAGCGTTCGAGTTCGCGAAACGGATCGGGAAGCAGCAATTCGTCTTCCCGTTCGAGCAGCCGTTTGTCATCCCGATCCAGCAACGGATCCAGCGACCGCGATGGTTCGTCCAACGGGCGAAGCCAACGGTCGACGCGGACACGCGTCACACGTACCAGTCGCGGCGAGCGATCGGAGCGTTCGACAGTGCCGATCGATGGCGATAGCAAGTCGCGCACGCTGCGGTATTACTTGAGCAAGGAGAGCGACGTCGTCGACGCTCCTTCGATCGGGCCTTCGATGGCGAAGCGATTGGAGAAAGCGGGAGTCTATACGGTTGCCGATCTGTTGGATGCCGATCCCGCGTTTGTTGCCGACAAATTGAACCACCGCCGGATCACGACCGAAACGGTTCGCGATTGGCAGATGCAATCCAAGCTGATGTGCACCTCGCCGATGCTGCGTGGCCACGACGCCCAGTTGTTGGTCGCTGCGGAGATCACCAGCGTCAAGCAATTGAGCGAGTGCAATCCGCAGTGGCTGTTGGACGAAGTCACGCCGATCGCGCACAGCAGCGAAGGAAAACGAATCCTCCGCGGAGCTCCCGCGCCTGATCTCGCCGAAGTCACCGACTGGATCACCTGGGCCGGCCAACGCGACCAAGTGGTTGCCGCGTAG
- a CDS encoding sugar phosphate isomerase/epimerase family protein: MPDLSIEDAVEIADDLEFAAVEIDIHEDGGHIRPSEILSNVDTAYHRIRLSHRMDIASFSIQLQSTGDQHYEDFAELCKFAKLCKVVTLTVPSAELGTPFNEEVEHLQRLVDIAETEGCRVAVRTQIGRLSEDPDTLMVLCDNVHGLGITLDPSVFMCGPCSNKSLDRIMKYVFHVHLRDSKPDAFQVSVGQGDLDYAKLIGQLSHEKYDRAFSIHMSPIDGLDHRVELRKLRRLTESLL; this comes from the coding sequence ATGCCCGATTTGTCAATTGAAGACGCGGTGGAGATCGCGGACGATTTGGAATTTGCGGCCGTTGAAATCGATATTCACGAGGATGGTGGCCACATTCGTCCCAGCGAGATCCTCAGCAATGTCGACACCGCCTACCACCGCATCCGTCTTTCGCATCGGATGGATATCGCCAGCTTCAGCATTCAATTGCAATCGACCGGCGACCAACACTACGAAGATTTTGCCGAACTGTGCAAGTTTGCCAAGCTCTGCAAAGTCGTCACGTTGACGGTCCCATCGGCCGAACTGGGAACACCGTTTAACGAAGAAGTCGAACACCTGCAACGGTTGGTCGACATCGCCGAAACCGAAGGTTGCCGCGTCGCCGTGCGAACGCAGATCGGCCGATTGAGCGAAGATCCCGACACGTTGATGGTGCTGTGCGATAACGTTCACGGCCTGGGAATCACGCTCGACCCAAGCGTCTTCATGTGCGGCCCTTGCAGTAACAAGAGCCTCGACCGGATCATGAAATACGTCTTCCACGTCCACCTGCGAGATTCGAAGCCCGATGCGTTTCAAGTTAGCGTCGGCCAGGGAGACCTCGATTACGCCAAGTTGATCGGCCAACTCTCGCACGAAAAATACGACCGCGCGTTCAGCATCCACATGTCTCCGATCGATGGCCTGGACCACCGCGTGGAGTTGCGAAAGCTGCGCCGCTTGACCGAATCGCTGCTGTAA
- a CDS encoding ceramidase, which produces MDWLLEPARMQFCERTLDGLIKHPADTWTNIGPLVAGIFILIYANRPLERLLGVAAMWTGLASGYFHASNTILGETLDLSGMFMFILSIAALQQHRSDPNRPGQRMLIAIVLVGSLILTVLSSFSTAFASPMFAVIVVIVVARGLYDSMLTRWAYAMVITFLIAWGFWWLDYMHIVCHPDNHILTGHGLWHLLNGVVFWCAFRHYQSTMPDPATELAEDQQPGD; this is translated from the coding sequence ATGGACTGGCTACTTGAACCCGCCCGGATGCAGTTTTGTGAACGGACGCTCGACGGACTGATCAAACATCCGGCTGACACTTGGACCAACATCGGTCCGCTGGTCGCCGGCATCTTTATTCTGATCTACGCCAACCGCCCGCTGGAACGGCTGCTGGGAGTTGCCGCGATGTGGACCGGCCTCGCGTCGGGCTACTTCCACGCATCCAACACGATCCTCGGCGAGACCTTGGATCTCAGCGGGATGTTCATGTTCATCTTGAGCATCGCGGCGTTGCAGCAACACCGCAGCGATCCCAATCGGCCGGGGCAACGGATGCTGATCGCGATCGTTCTGGTCGGCTCGCTTATCCTGACCGTTCTCTCTTCGTTTTCGACAGCCTTTGCCAGCCCGATGTTTGCCGTGATCGTAGTGATCGTGGTCGCTCGCGGCCTGTACGACAGCATGCTCACCCGCTGGGCCTACGCGATGGTGATCACGTTTCTGATCGCCTGGGGCTTCTGGTGGTTGGACTACATGCACATCGTCTGCCACCCCGACAACCACATCCTGACCGGGCATGGACTCTGGCACCTGCTCAACGGCGTCGTCTTCTGGTGTGCCTTCCGACACTACCAAAGCACGATGCCAGATCCAGCGACCGAATTAGCGGAAGATCAGCAGCCAGGCGATTAG